The following nucleotide sequence is from Streptomyces sp. NBC_00237.
CTTCACCGGGAGCACCGGGGTCGGGCAGCGCATCGCGGAGGTCTGCGGGCGCGGCATGAAGCGGCAGCTGATGGAGCTGGGCGGGAAGGGGGCCGCGCTCGTCTTCGAGGACGCGGACCTCGACTCGGCGGCGACGGGGATCGGTACGACCTTCTCCTTCTACAGCGGGCAGATCTGTACGGCACCGACCCGGGTGGTGGTCCAACGGGGCGTGTACGAGGCCCTGGTGGAGAGGCTCCGGACGTACGTCGGGTATCTGAAGGTCGGCGACCCGACCGCTGCGGGGACCGTCGTCGGACCGGTCATCTCGGCGGCCCACCGCGACCGCGTCGAGTCGTACGTCGAACTGGGGAAGAAGGAGGGCGCGAGGCTCGTCGCGGGCGGCGAGCGTCCGGCCCTGGACCGGGGTTTCTACGTCGCCCCGACCCTCTTCGCCGACTGCACCAACGACATGCGGATCGTCCGCGAGGAGATCTTCGGTCCGGTCGTCGTGGTCGTCCCCTTCGACGACGAGGAGGAGGGGATCGCCCTCGCCAACGACAGCGACTACGGGCTGATCGACTACGTCTGGTCGGGGGACGTCTCCCGCGCCTTCCGGGTCGCCCGACGGCTGCGCGCGGGCGGCGTCGGCATCAACACCGTCGGCCGCAACATGGAGGCCCCCTTCGGCGGCTTCAAGCGGAGCGGCGTGGGCCGCGACGTCGGCTCGTACGCCCTGCACGCCTACAGCGAGGTGCAGGCGGTGGTCTGGCCGGGGTGAGGGGAG
It contains:
- a CDS encoding aldehyde dehydrogenase family protein, with product MTRKQRLLIGGEWVEPAAGHYEVINPATEEVVGLAPEASRQQVYEAADAAREAFRSWSRTKPEERAAVLDRAADIVRRESEAYAQLAQAETGATTGTARGMQVAVGEARFRRYAKGALEPTETAIAPQINAAGPMGKAGVFGALEVRQPVGVVTCITSYNNPWANPSGKIAPALAMGNTVLVKPAPQDPLSVFRMAEALTEAGLPPGVVNVVNGAAVGVGEAAVDSPSVDMVSFTGSTGVGQRIAEVCGRGMKRQLMELGGKGAALVFEDADLDSAATGIGTTFSFYSGQICTAPTRVVVQRGVYEALVERLRTYVGYLKVGDPTAAGTVVGPVISAAHRDRVESYVELGKKEGARLVAGGERPALDRGFYVAPTLFADCTNDMRIVREEIFGPVVVVVPFDDEEEGIALANDSDYGLIDYVWSGDVSRAFRVARRLRAGGVGINTVGRNMEAPFGGFKRSGVGRDVGSYALHAYSEVQAVVWPG